One window of Chryseobacterium sp. JJR-5R genomic DNA carries:
- a CDS encoding response regulator transcription factor gives MSSSAKIMVVDDSPAIVDSIEMMLDFEGFEVDKFYKGSEMFNALDPDMKPDVILMDMWLSGEDGRDFCKLIKADEKLKDIPVLIMSASRGLEQSALDAGANEFIAKPFDLGNMVDRIRFYLK, from the coding sequence ATGTCCAGTTCTGCAAAAATAATGGTGGTAGATGACAGCCCTGCAATTGTTGACTCGATTGAAATGATGCTTGATTTTGAAGGATTTGAAGTTGATAAATTTTATAAAGGTTCAGAAATGTTCAATGCACTGGATCCTGACATGAAGCCCGACGTAATCTTAATGGACATGTGGCTGTCCGGTGAAGACGGCAGGGATTTTTGCAAACTGATCAAAGCGGATGAGAAATTAAAAGATATTCCTGTGCTGATTATGTCTGCCAGCCGCGGTCTTGAACAATCCGCGCTGGATGCAGGAGCCAATGAATTTATTGCCAAGCCTTTTGATCTCGGGAACATGGTAGACCGGATCAGGTTTTATCTTAAATAA
- a CDS encoding ATP-dependent helicase, producing MEDYLKGLNESQFEAVTTLQGPLMVLAGAGSGKTRVLTMRIAHLITNGVDPFNILALTFTNKAAKEMKERIAKVVGHSNARSLWMGTFHSVFARILRNEAYYLGYPSNFTIYDQQDSLNVIKKVLKDMNIDADMYKPKKVQARISTYKNNLITVKAYFNNPELLEADEKANMKFIGQIYQRYVDQCYKNGSMDFDDLLLKTNELLTRFPEVLAKYQDRFRYILVDEYQDTNHSQYLIVKALASKFENICVVGDDAQSIYSFRGANIYNILNFKKDYPDAFTVSLEQNYRSTQNIVNAANVVIAKNLQQFKKNVFSENEEGEKIKVYRSLSDADEANFVAGNIWETRNREQRRYSDFAILYRTNSQTRAFEDALRRKNIPYKVYGGLSFYQRKEVKDLIAYLRLLVNENDSEALMRIINYPVRGIGDTTQNKLIVFADAHNVTLSNVLDNLPSYAPQLGLNNGILNKLNDFWSMIKAFQVLLKTETAYSVAMEVAKRSGLIKFLKDDQTPEGISRVENVQELMNSMQGFIEEQMQLEDGDPSLPNFLENIALSADTQKKDDEEEMVSLMTIHLSKGLEFPVVHLVGLEENLFPSFMSSTTREDLEEERRLFYVALTRAEKQAFFSYAVSRFQWGKITDAEPSRFLSEIDDQYIEFVNPAIEKRFINNAGLRSNIFDEHPSELKGFKKVEKKTIERGEGSKPIAEPRKLKPVSTAKIINPSGASSQDIEVGDKVRHDRFGVGEVTFLDGTDPQNIKAKVIFQHEGEKNLILKYAKLTKI from the coding sequence ATGGAGGATTATCTGAAAGGACTTAATGAATCACAATTTGAAGCCGTTACCACGTTACAGGGACCGTTAATGGTTCTTGCGGGTGCAGGTTCCGGAAAAACACGTGTGCTTACCATGCGTATTGCCCACTTAATAACGAATGGAGTTGACCCTTTCAACATTCTGGCGCTGACCTTTACCAACAAAGCGGCGAAGGAAATGAAGGAGCGTATTGCAAAAGTAGTGGGGCACAGCAATGCCAGAAGTTTATGGATGGGAACTTTCCACTCGGTATTTGCAAGGATCCTGAGAAATGAAGCCTATTATCTGGGGTACCCTTCCAATTTTACCATTTATGACCAGCAGGACTCCCTCAATGTCATCAAGAAAGTTTTGAAGGACATGAACATTGATGCAGATATGTATAAACCCAAAAAAGTTCAGGCCAGGATTTCAACGTATAAAAATAACCTCATCACCGTAAAAGCATATTTCAATAATCCCGAACTTCTTGAAGCTGATGAAAAAGCCAATATGAAATTTATCGGCCAGATTTACCAGAGGTATGTAGACCAGTGTTATAAAAACGGGTCAATGGATTTTGATGACCTGCTGCTGAAAACCAATGAACTGCTAACACGCTTTCCTGAAGTTCTGGCGAAATATCAGGACCGCTTCAGGTATATTCTGGTAGATGAGTACCAGGATACCAACCATTCCCAGTATCTGATCGTGAAAGCTTTGGCCTCGAAATTTGAAAATATCTGTGTGGTTGGAGATGATGCACAGTCCATTTACTCGTTCCGTGGAGCCAATATCTATAACATCCTCAACTTTAAAAAAGACTATCCGGATGCCTTTACGGTTTCCCTGGAGCAGAATTACCGTTCCACCCAGAATATTGTCAATGCTGCCAATGTAGTGATCGCTAAAAACCTTCAGCAGTTCAAAAAAAATGTCTTCAGTGAAAATGAAGAAGGCGAAAAGATCAAAGTGTACCGCTCGCTGTCTGATGCCGATGAAGCTAATTTCGTAGCGGGAAACATCTGGGAAACCCGGAACCGCGAACAGAGAAGGTACAGTGATTTTGCGATTCTGTACCGCACCAACTCACAGACCAGGGCTTTTGAAGATGCACTGCGACGTAAGAATATTCCCTATAAAGTATACGGAGGTCTTTCTTTCTATCAGAGGAAAGAAGTGAAAGATCTTATTGCCTACCTCAGGCTTCTGGTGAATGAAAATGATTCCGAAGCACTGATGAGGATTATCAATTATCCGGTAAGGGGAATCGGAGATACGACACAGAATAAACTTATTGTCTTTGCAGATGCCCATAATGTCACCCTTTCAAATGTGCTGGACAATCTTCCGTCCTATGCACCTCAGCTGGGGCTCAATAATGGAATTTTAAACAAGCTGAATGATTTCTGGTCGATGATCAAAGCATTTCAGGTACTCCTGAAAACAGAAACGGCCTACAGCGTTGCCATGGAAGTGGCCAAACGCAGCGGGCTGATTAAATTTTTAAAAGACGACCAGACACCGGAAGGGATTTCGCGGGTGGAAAACGTGCAGGAATTAATGAACTCCATGCAGGGGTTCATTGAAGAACAGATGCAGCTAGAGGACGGAGACCCGAGCTTACCCAATTTCCTTGAAAATATCGCACTCTCTGCCGATACCCAGAAGAAAGATGATGAAGAAGAAATGGTTTCACTGATGACGATCCACCTTTCCAAAGGGCTGGAATTCCCTGTTGTTCACTTGGTAGGGCTGGAGGAAAACCTTTTCCCTAGTTTTATGAGTTCCACAACCAGGGAAGACCTGGAAGAGGAAAGACGGTTGTTTTATGTGGCATTGACCAGAGCGGAAAAGCAGGCTTTTTTCTCATATGCGGTCTCAAGGTTCCAGTGGGGCAAAATAACCGATGCCGAACCGTCGAGGTTTTTAAGTGAAATTGATGACCAATATATTGAATTCGTAAACCCGGCCATTGAAAAACGGTTCATTAATAATGCAGGGCTGAGGTCGAATATTTTTGATGAGCATCCTTCAGAACTCAAAGGATTTAAAAAGGTTGAGAAGAAAACCATTGAACGGGGTGAAGGGTCAAAACCGATCGCTGAGCCCAGGAAATTAAAACCGGTAAGCACAGCGAAAATCATTAACCCGAGCGGAGCTTCTTCACAGGACATCGAAGTGGGGGACAAGGTAAGGCATGACCGTTTCGGGGTTGGGGAAGTGACTTTCCTTGACGGAACTGATCCGCAGAACATCAAAGCCAAGGTAATTTTCCAGCATGAAGGAGAGAAGAATTTAATCCTGAAATATGCGAAGCTGACGAAGATTTAA
- a CDS encoding alpha/beta hydrolase codes for MKRILVFLIITLFSVPLFSQEYRTENNIHYYDEKANKADAYINERCVLDIYVPKNIKNFPTVIWFHGGGLTGGQKEIPEELKNKGIAVIGVNYRLSPKVNAPKYIEDAAAATAWVFKNIKNYGGREDLVFISGHSAGGYLAAMVGLNRTYLQKYGIDANTLAGIIPFSGQMISHFTVRKEKGIDELDARIDDFAPLHFIRADAPPLLLITGDREKELLGRYEENAYMARMLKLKGHKDTTLYELDGFDHGGMAQPAFHCC; via the coding sequence ATGAAAAGGATTCTGGTATTTTTAATCATCACTTTGTTTTCCGTCCCGCTATTTTCCCAGGAATACCGGACAGAAAATAACATTCATTATTATGATGAAAAAGCCAATAAAGCAGATGCTTATATCAATGAAAGATGTGTTCTGGATATCTATGTCCCGAAAAATATAAAAAACTTTCCAACGGTTATCTGGTTCCACGGCGGAGGCCTGACGGGCGGGCAAAAGGAAATCCCCGAGGAGTTGAAAAATAAAGGAATTGCCGTTATTGGTGTCAACTACAGGTTATCACCCAAAGTAAATGCACCGAAATACATTGAAGATGCCGCCGCAGCCACTGCATGGGTATTTAAAAATATTAAAAATTACGGAGGCCGTGAAGACCTGGTTTTTATTTCAGGGCATTCGGCAGGAGGGTATCTGGCAGCCATGGTAGGACTGAACAGAACCTATCTTCAGAAGTATGGTATTGATGCCAATACGCTGGCCGGCATCATCCCTTTCAGCGGGCAGATGATCTCTCATTTTACCGTCAGGAAAGAAAAAGGAATCGATGAGCTGGATGCCCGGATTGATGATTTTGCTCCGCTTCACTTTATCAGAGCCGATGCACCGCCTTTGCTCCTGATTACGGGAGACCGCGAAAAAGAATTGCTTGGAAGGTATGAAGAAAATGCCTACATGGCCCGAATGCTGAAACTGAAAGGACATAAAGACACAACGCTGTACGAATTAGACGGTTTCGATCACGGCGGAATGGCCCAGCCGGCTTTCCATTGCTGCTGA
- a CDS encoding phospholipase D family protein has protein sequence MGMFYNNAVCDIYIGKSAGAKLLQDIRNAKRNVKIVSPYLSPSLIKELIFLHSKGIDVQLITSDEIEDFYGNEKNINKLIVQRRHVDEKAKQSRDSLSSLSGILLFAMIGLAVILFPLIFMLKEWSFAYGFIAVILLFFVRDSLARQIKNKKIYHYTYKQLFPFKVFVSSNNGNSLNKTFVHSKIYVIDNEIAYLGSLNFTGKGIKNNHETRIRTADPNAVAKIVEEVSHLFSESNLAERDLQFWGSQLYTEPIN, from the coding sequence ATGGGAATGTTTTATAACAATGCGGTATGTGATATTTATATAGGAAAAAGTGCCGGCGCAAAGCTTTTGCAGGATATCAGGAATGCAAAAAGGAATGTGAAGATCGTTTCGCCTTATCTTTCCCCGTCTTTAATTAAAGAACTTATCTTTCTGCATTCCAAAGGCATAGACGTCCAGCTCATTACCAGTGACGAAATAGAAGATTTTTACGGGAATGAAAAGAATATCAATAAATTGATCGTTCAGAGAAGGCATGTGGATGAAAAAGCAAAGCAGTCAAGAGACAGCCTGTCCAGCCTGTCGGGAATATTGCTTTTTGCGATGATCGGACTGGCTGTTATTTTGTTTCCCTTGATTTTTATGTTAAAAGAATGGAGCTTTGCCTATGGTTTTATCGCTGTCATATTGCTGTTTTTTGTAAGGGATTCTCTTGCAAGACAGATTAAAAATAAAAAAATCTATCACTATACCTATAAACAGCTGTTTCCTTTTAAGGTTTTTGTTTCATCCAACAATGGGAATTCTTTAAACAAAACTTTCGTTCACAGTAAAATTTATGTCATTGATAATGAAATTGCCTATCTGGGTTCCCTTAATTTCACCGGAAAAGGCATTAAAAATAATCATGAAACAAGAATAAGAACTGCCGACCCGAATGCCGTAGCTAAGATTGTGGAAGAAGTAAGTCATTTATTTTCAGAATCGAATTTAGCAGAACGGGATCTTCAGTTCTGGGGAAGCCAGCTGTATACGGAACCGATTAATTAG
- a CDS encoding S41 family peptidase, which produces MERKERIFNREWDKNGIPSYHLVYHGKTYTYLTYNEKESRLNPSFQVDDKVYFEFSSLKASEVPALMETYKNAKGMVFDLRGYNDDGSLLTVFDYLLGKPEHFGIKTQADFSQPGKFCFVDNIIDKSYKSAGKNNPDSYQGQVVVLINEYTQSSEELWAMIFKKVPGAVFVGSQTAGADGNKTAIKLTDGNKLIFSGLGIYYPDGGETQRIGIKPDVIVRPTVESIRNKEDLLLLKAFELIDQKK; this is translated from the coding sequence GTGGAAAGGAAAGAGCGCATCTTTAACCGTGAGTGGGACAAAAACGGGATTCCCAGTTACCATCTGGTTTACCATGGGAAAACCTATACTTATTTAACGTATAATGAAAAGGAAAGCCGTCTCAATCCGAGTTTCCAGGTCGATGATAAAGTGTATTTTGAATTTTCTTCATTAAAGGCATCAGAGGTTCCTGCACTGATGGAAACCTATAAAAATGCAAAAGGAATGGTATTCGATCTTCGCGGCTATAACGATGACGGTTCATTGCTGACGGTTTTTGATTACCTGTTGGGTAAACCGGAGCATTTCGGGATTAAGACGCAGGCAGATTTCAGCCAGCCGGGTAAGTTCTGCTTTGTAGACAATATTATTGATAAATCGTATAAATCTGCCGGTAAAAATAACCCCGATTCTTATCAAGGTCAGGTGGTTGTTCTGATTAATGAATATACGCAGAGCTCAGAAGAATTGTGGGCAATGATTTTTAAGAAAGTCCCGGGTGCTGTCTTTGTGGGAAGTCAGACCGCAGGGGCCGACGGGAATAAAACGGCTATCAAACTGACTGACGGGAACAAACTTATTTTTTCAGGATTGGGAATTTATTATCCGGACGGCGGAGAAACCCAGCGAATAGGAATCAAACCTGATGTTATCGTACGTCCGACTGTTGAAAGCATCAGAAATAAAGAAGATCTCCTGTTACTGAAGGCTTTTGAGCTGATTGACCAGAAAAAGTAA
- a CDS encoding carbon starvation protein A has protein sequence MDFLNNINALTLVFVSVLIFAIAYRFYGIFMANKVLKLNDNNTTPALEFADGKDYVATNKNVLFGHHFAAIAAAGPLVGPVLAAQFGYLPGALWILIGCVLGGGVHDMVVLFASVRHKGQSLATIASKEIGKTTGTVAGFAILFILILTLAGLSLACINAMHEASWSLFTVLITMPIAIIMGLIMRYRKNSVTFASILGGILLIAGIIGGHNLMQNETMNDLFSWDITTISIAIPLYGFLASVLPVWLLLVPRDYLSTYLKIGTIIMLAIGVIVIHPTVQMPALTEFVNGGGPVIGGPVLPFIFIVIACGAISGFHAVIATGTTPKMLNREREILFVGYGAMLVEGFVALMALIAACTLMPGDYFAINTPKESYDAFLAAHPSLHGVDIDYFSQKIGIDLHGRTGGAVSLAVGMAHIFNKIPYMDQLMAYWYNFAIMFEAVFILTAIDAGTRVGRFFLQEMLGSVIPKFNDKNWMPGIIISSLLFTFAWGYLVFTGNVSSIWPLFGISNQLLAACGLIVCTTMLIRLNRGKYALCSAIPGVFMAIITFWAGYIQVTSIYIPKGQYLLATLAVVAMALMLIVFIGAFRKWYQLLKINTSEIDFYGESVKELVER, from the coding sequence ATGGATTTCCTAAATAACATCAATGCATTAACGCTTGTTTTCGTTTCTGTGCTTATTTTTGCCATTGCCTACCGTTTTTACGGAATTTTCATGGCCAATAAAGTACTGAAACTTAATGATAACAATACCACACCGGCCCTGGAATTTGCCGACGGCAAAGATTACGTGGCTACCAATAAAAATGTACTCTTCGGGCACCATTTTGCAGCCATTGCAGCAGCAGGTCCATTGGTAGGGCCGGTTCTGGCAGCCCAGTTTGGGTATCTTCCCGGTGCTCTGTGGATCTTAATAGGCTGTGTTTTGGGAGGCGGCGTTCATGATATGGTGGTTTTATTTGCCTCCGTGCGGCATAAAGGGCAAAGCCTGGCAACGATAGCTTCCAAGGAAATTGGGAAAACAACGGGAACGGTAGCGGGATTTGCCATATTATTTATCCTGATTCTTACACTGGCAGGATTATCGCTGGCATGTATCAATGCGATGCATGAAGCTTCATGGTCTCTATTTACGGTTCTGATTACCATGCCGATCGCCATTATCATGGGATTGATCATGCGTTACCGTAAAAATTCGGTGACTTTTGCGAGTATCCTGGGAGGAATTCTTTTGATCGCAGGAATCATCGGCGGACATAACCTGATGCAGAACGAAACCATGAATGATCTTTTTTCATGGGATATTACCACGATTTCCATTGCTATTCCTCTGTACGGATTTCTGGCTTCTGTATTGCCGGTATGGCTGCTTCTGGTTCCCAGGGATTATCTTTCAACCTACCTTAAAATCGGGACCATCATTATGCTGGCCATCGGTGTCATTGTAATCCACCCTACAGTACAGATGCCTGCGCTTACCGAGTTTGTCAACGGCGGCGGGCCTGTTATCGGCGGGCCCGTGCTTCCATTCATATTTATTGTGATTGCGTGCGGTGCTATTTCAGGGTTCCATGCGGTAATTGCCACCGGTACCACCCCGAAAATGCTGAACAGGGAAAGAGAAATTCTTTTCGTAGGCTACGGAGCGATGCTTGTGGAAGGCTTTGTCGCTTTAATGGCATTAATTGCAGCGTGTACGCTGATGCCCGGAGATTATTTCGCGATTAATACACCTAAAGAATCTTATGATGCTTTTCTGGCAGCACACCCGTCTTTACACGGTGTTGATATTGACTATTTTTCACAGAAAATCGGGATTGACCTTCACGGAAGGACCGGAGGTGCCGTTTCCCTTGCTGTAGGGATGGCCCATATTTTCAATAAAATCCCTTATATGGACCAGCTGATGGCCTACTGGTATAATTTTGCCATCATGTTTGAAGCTGTGTTTATCCTTACTGCAATTGATGCAGGAACAAGAGTCGGGCGGTTTTTTTTACAGGAAATGCTCGGTTCTGTCATCCCGAAATTCAATGATAAAAACTGGATGCCCGGAATTATAATCAGCAGCCTTCTTTTCACTTTTGCCTGGGGATACCTGGTTTTCACAGGAAATGTGAGCAGCATCTGGCCTTTGTTCGGTATCAGCAACCAGCTTCTGGCAGCCTGCGGACTGATTGTCTGCACAACGATGCTCATCCGTTTAAACCGCGGGAAATATGCACTGTGCTCAGCCATCCCGGGAGTTTTCATGGCCATCATTACATTTTGGGCAGGCTATATCCAGGTAACATCCATTTATATCCCTAAAGGGCAGTACCTGCTGGCTACACTGGCTGTTGTGGCAATGGCTTTGATGCTGATTGTTTTTATCGGTGCTTTCAGAAAATGGTACCAGCTTCTGAAAATCAATACATCTGAAATTGATTTCTACGGCGAATCTGTAAAAGAGCTTGTCGAAAGATAG
- a CDS encoding alpha/beta hydrolase gives MKLSGHNTVYRFSVNLFFLLCLNLFSLGYCQFPVNENKIPPSTALPSKTSFTENISYKDNKNGNPVLLDLYRPKNSASEKLPVVIYVHGGAWAKGDKTVRADTYIESTILKLTGKNYAVISIDHTLVSETVHFPTPVEDTKDVVRWVRKNAEKYNFDINNIGYFGVSSGAHLSLLAAYSKDNEYIGSPELSPYSGKVNYVVNNFGPTDLNRLLHTRLGKVPVAIVGLFFEPVVEIREKLVFGISGYDINKDKRKAVDYLKTVSPINYAENGVPTLILHGNKDKVAPLSHSKRLNRKLKKANIETTLVIVKDGIHGFGTTDKTYLDQLTDEMVSFIILHKK, from the coding sequence ATGAAATTATCCGGACACAATACAGTATACAGGTTTTCCGTAAACCTGTTTTTTCTTTTGTGCTTAAACCTGTTCAGCTTAGGGTACTGCCAGTTCCCCGTTAATGAAAATAAAATTCCGCCAAGCACTGCTCTTCCCTCAAAAACATCATTTACCGAAAATATTTCCTATAAAGACAATAAAAATGGAAATCCTGTGCTTTTAGACCTTTACCGTCCGAAAAATTCAGCATCAGAAAAACTTCCGGTGGTCATTTATGTTCACGGCGGAGCCTGGGCAAAGGGTGACAAAACCGTCAGAGCCGATACCTATATAGAAAGCACCATTTTAAAGCTCACCGGAAAAAACTATGCTGTGATCAGTATTGATCACACACTGGTCAGTGAAACAGTACATTTCCCGACGCCTGTTGAAGATACCAAGGATGTGGTAAGGTGGGTACGGAAAAATGCTGAAAAATATAATTTTGACATTAATAATATTGGCTATTTCGGGGTTTCATCAGGAGCACACCTGTCATTGCTTGCAGCCTATTCCAAGGATAATGAATATATCGGGAGTCCTGAACTTTCACCATATTCCGGGAAAGTAAATTATGTGGTGAACAATTTCGGACCGACCGACTTAAACAGGCTTCTGCATACAAGATTAGGTAAGGTTCCGGTAGCTATTGTCGGGCTGTTTTTTGAACCTGTTGTCGAGATCCGTGAAAAACTCGTCTTCGGAATTTCAGGATATGATATCAATAAGGACAAAAGAAAAGCTGTCGACTATTTAAAAACCGTTTCCCCTATCAATTATGCAGAGAATGGCGTTCCTACTTTAATCCTCCATGGAAACAAAGATAAGGTTGCACCTTTAAGCCATTCCAAAAGACTGAACCGCAAACTTAAAAAAGCAAATATCGAAACGACACTGGTTATTGTAAAAGACGGCATCCATGGATTTGGCACCACTGATAAAACTTATCTGGATCAGCTTACGGATGAAATGGTCAGTTTTATTATTCTGCATAAAAAATAA
- a CDS encoding DUF3037 domain-containing protein: MQEDNIYEYAVIRLVPKVEREEFFNIGLVMFSKKMKFIKTAFYLCPDKFRLMHSRLDYEDIVKNLESFKKIAEGSREGGPIALMEIPDRFRWLTAVRSSVVQTSRPHPGKSKDLEKTFGKLFEELVK, translated from the coding sequence ATGCAAGAGGATAACATTTACGAATACGCCGTGATCCGCCTGGTTCCGAAGGTAGAGAGAGAAGAGTTTTTCAATATAGGCCTGGTCATGTTTTCAAAAAAAATGAAATTCATAAAGACCGCATTTTATCTTTGCCCTGACAAATTCCGGCTGATGCACAGCAGACTGGATTATGAGGATATCGTCAAAAACCTGGAAAGCTTTAAGAAAATAGCAGAGGGAAGCAGAGAAGGAGGCCCGATTGCCCTGATGGAAATCCCTGACCGTTTCCGCTGGCTTACAGCGGTGCGCAGTTCGGTTGTACAGACATCAAGGCCCCATCCGGGAAAATCAAAAGACCTGGAAAAGACTTTTGGTAAACTTTTTGAGGAGTTAGTGAAATAA
- a CDS encoding HipA family kinase gives MLDPRTVTVVRYILPLREGGSLPALAEADDDFKYVLKFRGAGHGVKMLISELLGGKITEALGLPIPELVFANLDVDFGRTEADEEIQDLLKFSEGLNLGLHYLSEAIAFDSSVQVDPLLASKIVWLDAFITNIDRTFKNTNLLMWHKELWIIDNGASFYFHHSWQHFDTAAKTPFKYVKDHVLLPQATLLDEADRFAHEVLNDTIFREIVNLIPQDWLHWNDAEESPDEIREVYFNFLKTRLENSQIFLNEAWNARG, from the coding sequence ATGTTGGATCCAAGAACCGTAACGGTCGTGCGTTACATCCTGCCGCTTCGGGAAGGTGGTTCGCTTCCTGCGCTGGCAGAAGCTGATGATGATTTTAAGTATGTTTTAAAATTCCGTGGTGCAGGCCATGGTGTTAAAATGCTAATTTCCGAACTCTTAGGCGGTAAAATTACCGAAGCGTTGGGTTTGCCGATTCCCGAACTGGTTTTCGCAAACCTTGATGTGGATTTCGGAAGAACCGAGGCAGATGAAGAAATCCAGGACCTCCTGAAATTTTCCGAAGGCCTGAACTTAGGCCTGCATTATCTTTCTGAAGCAATCGCGTTTGATTCAAGCGTGCAGGTAGACCCGCTTCTGGCTTCCAAAATCGTCTGGCTGGATGCTTTTATTACGAATATCGACCGTACTTTCAAGAACACCAATCTCCTGATGTGGCACAAAGAGCTATGGATTATTGATAACGGTGCCTCTTTTTATTTCCACCATTCGTGGCAGCATTTCGATACGGCGGCAAAGACCCCGTTTAAATATGTAAAAGACCATGTTCTCCTTCCGCAGGCTACCCTGCTTGATGAAGCTGACCGCTTTGCCCATGAAGTGCTGAACGACACTATTTTCAGGGAAATCGTGAATTTGATTCCTCAGGACTGGCTGCACTGGAACGATGCAGAAGAAAGCCCGGATGAAATAAGGGAAGTCTATTTCAATTTCCTGAAGACAAGGCTGGAAAATTCTCAAATCTTTTTAAACGAAGCCTGGAATGCAAGAGGATAA
- a CDS encoding alpha/beta hydrolase family protein, protein MGVTKKQNIIISNPQTRDFLADAYYPETEDRLTLPLVIFVHGYKGYKDWGAWNLMAEKFAEAGFFFVKFNFSHNGTTVEDPHNFADLEAFGNNNYSKELSDLGAVIDYFVQDERVDVHKIVLIGHSRGGGISIVKTYEDERIHGLITLASVDTLDRFPKNEAFENWKTAGVYYVTNGRTKQEMPHYYQFYEDYEQQEHRFDVERATEMAKAHVLIIHGTHDESVSVKNAEHLHILHPNSELFLIENADHTFGAKEPWENSELPTDLNTATEKCIEFIRENFIFQNE, encoded by the coding sequence ATGGGAGTTACAAAAAAGCAGAATATCATCATTTCCAATCCTCAAACCAGGGATTTCCTTGCCGATGCCTATTACCCTGAAACAGAAGACCGGTTAACGTTACCACTGGTTATTTTTGTTCACGGTTACAAAGGCTATAAAGACTGGGGCGCATGGAACCTGATGGCAGAAAAATTTGCGGAAGCCGGTTTTTTCTTTGTTAAATTCAATTTTTCACACAACGGGACAACAGTGGAAGACCCGCATAATTTTGCTGACCTTGAAGCCTTCGGGAATAACAATTATTCCAAAGAGCTTTCTGATTTAGGCGCTGTCATCGATTATTTTGTCCAGGATGAAAGAGTAGATGTCCATAAAATAGTCCTGATAGGCCACAGCAGGGGAGGAGGGATTTCAATCGTCAAAACGTATGAAGATGAAAGGATCCATGGACTGATTACCCTGGCCAGCGTTGATACCCTGGACCGGTTTCCGAAAAATGAAGCATTTGAAAACTGGAAGACCGCAGGTGTGTATTATGTAACCAACGGAAGGACGAAGCAGGAAATGCCCCATTATTATCAGTTCTACGAAGATTATGAGCAGCAGGAGCACCGTTTTGATGTGGAAAGGGCTACTGAAATGGCAAAAGCCCATGTCCTGATTATCCACGGGACGCATGATGAAAGTGTTAGTGTAAAGAATGCGGAACATCTCCATATTCTACACCCCAATTCGGAGTTGTTTTTAATTGAAAATGCGGACCATACCTTCGGTGCAAAGGAACCTTGGGAAAACAGTGAATTACCCACAGATCTTAATACGGCAACTGAGAAATGTATTGAATTTATCAGGGAAAATTTTATTTTTCAAAATGAATAG
- a CDS encoding flavin reductase family protein — protein sequence MKTVTPSDISAVQLQTIMQTAVSPRPIALASTVDKDGNSNLSPFSFFNMFSTVPPVLIFSPSRRVRDNTTKHTLENVLEVPEVVIGTVNFPIVQQISLASTEYGDGINEFIKSGLTMKDADLVKPKLIEQCPVNFECKVLEIKSLGDQGGAGNLVICEVIKIHIREEYLNGEGNLDQAKLDMVARLGGNWYSRNNERHLFEVPKPLVTKGIGFDLLPEEIKFSRIFTGNDLGMLANVETLPAGAYHSDETVHQNAQQLLLESKIEEAWNVLIK from the coding sequence ATGAAAACAGTAACCCCATCTGATATATCCGCAGTACAATTACAAACTATTATGCAGACGGCCGTTTCACCACGTCCGATTGCTCTGGCATCAACAGTGGATAAAGACGGCAACAGTAATCTGTCGCCTTTCAGTTTTTTCAATATGTTCAGCACGGTTCCGCCGGTCCTGATTTTTTCACCTTCGAGAAGGGTGCGTGACAATACGACGAAGCATACCCTGGAAAATGTACTGGAAGTCCCTGAAGTAGTCATCGGAACGGTCAATTTTCCGATTGTACAGCAGATTTCGCTGGCTTCCACAGAATATGGAGACGGCATTAATGAGTTTATCAAATCAGGCCTTACCATGAAAGATGCTGACCTGGTTAAGCCTAAGCTGATTGAACAATGCCCTGTCAACTTTGAATGTAAAGTCCTTGAAATAAAATCCCTGGGCGATCAGGGAGGCGCAGGCAATCTGGTCATCTGTGAAGTCATCAAAATCCACATCCGCGAAGAATACCTGAATGGAGAAGGCAATCTGGACCAGGCAAAACTGGATATGGTTGCCCGTCTTGGCGGTAACTGGTATTCCAGGAACAATGAACGCCATCTTTTTGAAGTTCCTAAGCCTTTGGTTACTAAAGGAATCGGTTTTGACCTACTGCCCGAAGAAATAAAATTCAGCCGCATATTTACCGGAAACGATCTGGGAATGCTAGCGAATGTAGAAACTTTGCCTGCAGGAGCATATCATTCGGATGAAACCGTCCACCAGAATGCACAACAGTTATTATTGGAAAGTAAAATTGAAGAAGCGTGGAACGTTTTAATTAAATAA